In Deinococcus sp. QL22, the following are encoded in one genomic region:
- a CDS encoding YdgA family protein encodes MTSQTPPAAPNSRPKRRPNRALGWTVAGLALLGALAGATAYTGARTQDTTEQAIQGMVTALDASGVASVENSKYQRGFTNSTQTMTVVLGDGEDGEKPMRLLVTNRIQHGPLPGFRSVGQALIDTDVRFEDAALQARMTKALGGKQPTIRTVVGLGGTSTTDLNIPAGTLTEAGDTVNWQPLTAQASMSGLTSRVNLNWPGLTVAGELAATVGQVAVNSDITRRSKDDLLGVGKTNATVDSLTISGGEAPVNVRQMRLGSEGRLNGAAHYDGTLTYDIGQIEGAGQTFKDVQLHLAARHLAIAPLQRLGKLVNDLQAAQRGSTGSLPDLTAAQEQQIQTDLLALLKEDPRLIIDRLSVGTGSGPVVLTGQANLTGLGQLSGEELAALEQVPMLALSRVDAQAQVQASEAALSGLVEAFGEESPFSDPAAIEQLIEAGFVTRSGNKLTANLRFKDGASTLNGQSLGDF; translated from the coding sequence ATGACTTCCCAAACGCCGCCCGCTGCCCCAAATAGCCGTCCTAAACGCCGACCCAACCGCGCTCTAGGCTGGACGGTGGCGGGCCTGGCCTTGCTGGGTGCACTGGCTGGAGCCACCGCCTACACAGGCGCACGCACCCAGGACACCACCGAACAGGCGATTCAGGGCATGGTCACGGCTCTGGATGCCAGCGGCGTGGCGAGCGTGGAAAATTCTAAGTATCAACGCGGATTTACGAACTCTACACAAACGATGACAGTCGTGCTGGGCGACGGCGAGGACGGAGAAAAGCCCATGCGCCTGCTCGTGACCAACCGCATTCAGCATGGGCCTTTGCCGGGGTTCAGGTCGGTGGGGCAAGCGCTGATCGATACCGATGTGCGCTTTGAAGACGCCGCCCTGCAGGCCCGCATGACCAAAGCTTTGGGTGGCAAACAGCCCACTATTCGGACAGTGGTGGGCTTGGGCGGAACCTCTACAACCGATCTGAATATTCCTGCCGGAACCCTGACCGAGGCAGGCGACACGGTCAATTGGCAACCGCTGACGGCGCAGGCCAGTATGAGCGGGCTGACCTCGCGCGTAAATCTGAATTGGCCGGGGCTGACGGTGGCAGGCGAACTGGCGGCCACTGTAGGCCAGGTGGCCGTGAACAGCGATATTACCCGCCGATCCAAAGATGATTTGCTAGGCGTGGGCAAAACGAACGCGACGGTAGACAGTCTGACCATTTCGGGTGGTGAAGCCCCGGTGAATGTGCGGCAAATGCGGCTGGGCAGCGAGGGTCGCCTGAACGGTGCAGCGCACTATGACGGCACACTGACCTACGACATCGGCCAGATTGAGGGCGCTGGGCAGACTTTTAAAGATGTGCAGTTGCATCTGGCGGCGCGGCACTTGGCAATTGCGCCCCTGCAACGCCTGGGCAAGCTGGTCAACGATTTGCAAGCGGCGCAGCGCGGCAGCACGGGCAGCCTGCCTGACCTGACCGCCGCCCAGGAACAGCAAATTCAGACCGACCTGCTGGCCCTGCTGAAAGAAGACCCGCGCCTTATCATTGACCGCCTGAGCGTGGGCACAGGCAGCGGCCCGGTGGTGCTGACCGGGCAAGCGAATCTGACCGGCCTGGGCCAACTGAGTGGCGAGGAATTGGCCGCGCTGGAGCAGGTGCCGATGCTGGCCCTGAGCCGCGTGGACGCACAGGCCCAAGTACAGGCCAGCGAGGCTGCGTTGTCGGGTTTGGTGGAAGCGTTTGGGGAAGAAAGCCCGTTCAGCGACCCAGCGGCCATAGAGCAACTGATAGAAGCCGGATTTGTGACCCGCAGCGGCAATAAGCTGACCGCCAATCTGAGGTTCAAAGATGGGGCGTCCACGCTGAACGGGCAATCGTTGGGCGATTTCTAG
- a CDS encoding HAMP domain-containing protein, with protein sequence MKYTVIIRQPVSDEVRPTLEKQLIERFGLTGDQAQRLSARRSGRLMKPTGRARADLLLRVFQDVGAQVAMEEVREETGMFSDPFQAVPTPTPALAGWGNSLNEDAPMAPNRQGETLAELIASSARSDGGRQPASASARAGLAENDNWADLAAPQPTPANLGGRDSNDLESLFPTGTAFPETTVFPDPFAQSPLAQGGTLADAPANLSDPAMAQANASADVWSDFTGALTITDAKPREEAAAAETPSAMFLTAVNEESRSNLGARRSLAQQLTFGALAPLALSTAVTLTLLSLTLPGLQRQLVAQNAQAVAVAVGTSLDTRDQETVNAQLDALLARSAVGFVRVELPDGTTYFRGRDPRLDGTLQSSVAKWLVDNPITGTFQTSGSAADSYRTQLQQLEEVGAGDSSQAQELRRQAEDPANQRSDRTPYVVSRLGVIEGQNGQRTTTSATEKNDSLLYRIAVGVPNAQAAINLRNTLLLVLGVSLLALALAAALAVRAARRVVQPIERLVAVADAISMGDLSRPVQADRNDEIGDLAQALERMRLSLEAAMDRLRRRKRG encoded by the coding sequence ATGAAGTACACCGTCATCATTCGCCAGCCCGTATCAGATGAGGTTCGTCCCACTCTGGAGAAACAGCTCATAGAACGCTTCGGCCTCACGGGCGATCAGGCCCAGCGCCTCTCGGCTCGCCGCTCTGGCCGCCTGATGAAACCCACCGGACGTGCCCGCGCCGACCTGCTGCTGCGCGTCTTTCAGGATGTGGGCGCGCAGGTGGCCATGGAGGAAGTGCGCGAAGAAACGGGCATGTTCAGCGATCCCTTTCAGGCCGTGCCTACCCCTACGCCCGCGCTGGCAGGCTGGGGAAACAGCCTGAACGAAGACGCGCCGATGGCTCCTAACCGCCAAGGCGAAACGCTGGCCGAACTGATTGCCAGCAGCGCCCGCAGCGATGGTGGCCGTCAACCTGCCAGCGCAAGTGCGCGTGCGGGATTGGCCGAAAACGACAACTGGGCCGACCTTGCCGCGCCGCAGCCTACCCCTGCGAATCTGGGTGGACGGGACAGCAACGACCTGGAGAGCCTGTTCCCGACGGGCACAGCGTTTCCGGAGACCACTGTGTTTCCAGACCCCTTTGCACAGAGTCCGTTGGCACAGGGCGGCACTCTGGCCGACGCGCCCGCTAACTTGTCCGATCCTGCTATGGCGCAGGCCAATGCCTCTGCCGACGTGTGGTCTGACTTTACGGGCGCCCTGACCATCACCGACGCCAAGCCCCGTGAGGAAGCTGCCGCTGCCGAAACGCCTTCGGCGATGTTCCTGACCGCCGTAAACGAAGAAAGCCGTAGCAATCTGGGAGCGCGGCGCAGTCTGGCCCAACAGCTGACCTTCGGGGCGCTGGCACCACTTGCGCTGTCTACCGCCGTGACGCTGACCCTGCTGAGCCTGACCCTGCCCGGACTGCAACGCCAACTGGTGGCCCAGAACGCACAGGCTGTAGCTGTAGCCGTGGGAACCAGCCTCGACACCCGCGACCAGGAAACCGTAAACGCGCAGCTAGACGCCCTCTTGGCACGCTCGGCGGTAGGCTTCGTGCGGGTGGAGTTGCCCGACGGCACGACCTACTTCCGTGGCCGCGACCCTCGCCTCGACGGAACCCTGCAAAGCAGCGTGGCGAAGTGGCTGGTCGATAACCCCATCACGGGCACGTTCCAGACCTCGGGCAGCGCCGCCGACAGCTACCGCACCCAGTTGCAGCAGCTGGAAGAAGTGGGCGCGGGCGATTCCTCGCAGGCCCAAGAACTGCGCCGCCAAGCCGAAGACCCCGCCAACCAGCGCAGTGACCGCACGCCCTACGTGGTCAGCCGTCTGGGCGTGATCGAAGGCCAAAATGGACAGCGCACCACCACCTCGGCCACCGAGAAAAACGACAGCCTGCTGTACCGAATCGCGGTAGGAGTGCCCAACGCACAGGCCGCCATCAACCTCCGCAACACGTTGCTGCTGGTGCTGGGCGTGTCGCTGCTGGCGTTGGCGTTGGCCGCCGCCCTGGCCGTGCGTGCTGCCCGACGCGTGGTGCAGCCTATCGAGCGCCTTGTGGCAGTGGCCGACGCCATCAGCATGGGCGACCTGTCCCGCCCCGTGCAGGCCGACCGCAACGACGAAATCGGTGATCTGGCACAGGCATTGGAGCGCATGCGCCTGAGCTTGGAAGCCGCTATGGATCGTCTGCGCCGCCGCAAACGCGGGTAA